The window GCCTAGAAttgggtaactagcaagataattcttgggtatgggagttgtttattttgcttgcatgtgttatcaaagggtgtaggaagattgtgagctcaaaatggtaaagaatgggttgtgggatgatggaatcctccaaaAAGGACCTTAAACCCTTAATGCAcgcttagtgtttgataaaatgctcaaatgagccagaaccataatcatcttcctaattttggttcaacttgttatatttctaaaatagattgaagtttctaagaatttcggaatattttagagtttaaggaagctcaattgaggtatgttggttaaactcttctttaagaattggaaccccaatatccttgtaagttccaagatatttattacaagttGAGTATTCTGAATAAGTTTTGTGACgcagatatatgttcaattcgtgtttcaaatgctcttatcatattgtattataaattgaggatgtgttccaaactatggattgtgtatctacgTGTTATGATTCCAAGTCATGATTTATGTAGAaaactattatgccaaattgtgtagagattgtaattgggttacacctccacccgcatatattagggtgaggcggaaGAGCTGCTTTGTgcatgattttggtattgttattgCACCACCACCCACCTATACATATTGGGGTGACGTGGCATGGCCGtttgtgtaggtattggtatcgttgatgcattttcaCTCGGatgtattggggtgaggcggcatagccgctttatGTAGGtttttggtactgtggttatacctccacccgtatacattggggtgaggcgacagggCCGCTTGAGAGTTTTGGTATTGtgcttacacctccacccgcatacattggggtgaggcagagAGGCCGCTTTGTTTGAAAatagttacagaggatctcatcttaaattctataaatgttaatgacaaCTCTTGATAAGCTTGCTTTGGTTTAAACGACTATTTATGCTATTCTATTATCGCCCTGGTTCATcatgttcatattgtattttcgaGTTCTataattggtgtttggttttcatactagtactattcgacatgtaatAACATCCCTTTTTcagggggcgctgcatctttaatggatgcaggtggttccacaatgGAGGATACTGACCAGTGATAGCAATGCttattcttcccagctgacttggtaagCCCCATCTCATTtcggggttgtgcatcttttgtttcgtatgtgttatcgtattttgaggtatagccggagccttgttgccggcctatcattgtactctttggtatctttagaggctctaAAGACTAAGTGTGTGTTGTGTATGGgtattgggaatgttaaacaagttgtgttgtgattaaatcacttgttccactttgaaccatgaaggtgtgtgtgtgtgtgtgtgtgtgtgtattttgagacttattaatggagtaactaatggtaatgaatttgtattgtagacatgatcaccttatcgtctaattaacgaaaatatgtattatccttattcatggatgagcttgggtagaaggaaatctaacaggcttgctcggccggttcactcagttgagcgccggtcgcgctccccgattttggggcgtgacaatatcGAACACTTAAGAGAAACTTTTGCCATTATCAAATGATATATCATGAAGTTGAATTCGAATAAATGCACATTCAGTGTTGCTTGaggtaagtttttaggttttcttgtttctaacagaTGTATTGAAGTTTTTAAGTTTCTTTGTTTCTAACAGCTCGAGTAGGATAGATATTAGGGGAGTAATTATGAATATATTTACTATTTAAATCCTTTTTTTCCTTACGTTGTATCCGATCTAAGAAATTATTCTCTTACTTTCTAATCACAATATTATATTTCCGGCAAGTCAAGCAGAATGAGATACAAAAGAGAAACTACCTtgatcaataagaattctcttccCTTTTACTTCATATTTGACTTTCTTAttcattgtttttattatttcttattattcATTTGTGGAAAGTATTTCAAATCGATTGTTGTTGCCCTGAAgtataaatttaattgatttGACCTATTAGACTAATTTTAGGTTAAACAACTTTATGCCTTATCAATGCCGTTTGAATTTTGTCCAAAATAAATGGACCTGCTGCTTTTTTGGTAGGCTCAAGGAATCAAATACCAAACTTCTCCTTGATCAATACTCCATATCACCAAAGCATTTGCTACTTGGTttgcctatctaaaatagtgTTATATGGCACAATGGCATTGTAGCAAAAGGTGCTTAATCTTCACCAAAGTATCATGCATTTGCCATGATGTTATACACTCCCTTTTAAGCATGTTTATCAACAATATTGAAtcaaatttcattatcaaatttTGATAGCCCTAACTGATACACCATTGGACCCCTATCATAGCAGCTTTGGCTTCAGCTTCATTGCTTGTTCCTATTCCAAAGGTTTAGCAAAAGCCATAATCAAGGAGCCATTTACATCCCTGACAATACCACCTGATCCAATTACACCATCTCCATCCTTGCTTCCATCGGTAGTAATCTTCAGCTTATGTGATTTCTCCCATCTTACTAGAATGCTTTTTATTTTGGTAGGTAAGGCAACCACTTGTTCAACGAATACTTTCCATATATTTCCCCACTGTTTCGTGTGACACTTAGAAATAGACCATCTAATGTGTGATAATATCTGAAATGAAGCTTAGATATAGAATTTCTAGCAACTCCATACTTAACTGAGCATCTAATCTTCCTGATTTTTCAGCAAATTACAACTGGTGTAATCTTAAGAATCAGCTGGTGAATCTTATTCTTCGGTTTAACAGACCACTATTTTAACAGTAAggatttgattgaacaatattcacagctatcATTCAGAGGATTACCAAAGAATCTCTATGTAGAGCATGCTAATTAACTAGCCACAAAATATGGGTGTATAATTTCTCCTTTTGGCTTTGTACAACAGTAACACTTTGAAGCAAAATGTTGTCCAAACTTCAAAAGTGCTTCATCAAAGGTTAACTTATCTTTAATCAATCTCCACATCAAATATGACATTATAAAAAAGAGAGATATCTGTGCTAGATATTCTTCAATAGTGGGATTGTATCCTTGGAGTTCCTAATGACCCTTCAACAAGAAGCAGTAGTGAAATAGGCATTATAGGATAGCATCCTAATTGGATACTCAGGGCTAGAGTGGTCTCCAATTTCAATATCCAAAATTTATTCAGCTAAGTATTCTGGTAGTTGTAGATGATCAATATGCCAACTTCCTTTCACAATAATGTCCTTCACTAATTGAGTTGTAGGATTCTCCTGTAAattaataacttgtgcaatagcCCCATATCTTGCCCAGTTATCCCACCACAAATTTGATTACTTGTATTGATCttccataatatattttctcaTCCCTCTCCTTGACTTGCATTAGTTTTTTTCACCTATGTGATTGGTCTGTCTTCCATCCTAATAGGATGATCTATTCTACTGTATTTAGCTCTAAGAAAATTTACCCACAATGTCTTGCAAGTCCTAAACCTCCATCATCTCTTGGTAGCTAGAGCTTTATTAATATCCATCATACTTCTAAAACCAATTTCTCCCTCCTCTATTGGATATAGTAAAGGTTTTTTCATGAACTACAAAAATATCTTTGTTTTCCTTCACTTGATCCccaaaaaactctaaaaatagtGAGAGTTTACAAAAGGCGACCTTCAAAATCCaatctccttttataaattcaaTGTATATAGAATTTACAAAAGGCTCTTGAATTGTTAAAATATCAATATTTTGAACTTGTACCAAAAAATTTAATCTCTCAAAGATCCCTCTGGATGTTACACCCCTAATATTCTACACGATTGTATCAATTATCTAAAATTTTAGGGGAGGGCACTACTCTAAAgcttattatatatacatatttaatagATTTTTCGACAAATATATATAGATTAGATCAAATTTACTAGGTTATGTGAACATGTACTTCCATGCGCTCTGCCCCTGCTCCTATACCTTATACAATTACCTATATGTGCTACTTTCATGTCCAACCAAACATGCACTAGAAAATGATCATGAAATTGATGATCTTAAGAggtaatatatatactttcacATGAGAGCATTAACTATCCATGAAATAATTCTCTAAAGTAATATATTTATAATGGAGAACCTTTGCCTCCCCAACAAACACATGATGAAAAGTATTTTCTGTGAAAAAGGTCATTTTTTGGTATTTAGTTATTGAAAATTATttccaaggaaaatattttaatcCAAAGGACAAAAGTGACTTGTCCTAATTATGTGTGTATGTCATTGTCCTTTACAACTGCTTTAACCATTATTCCATGTTACTTAATCTAGCAAACCATTTGACATTATTATCTCGATTCTTAATGCTAAATTTTTTCATCAAATGCTATTTAATTTGTTGACATGATTATCAATTTTGATATAAAGTTTTCTCAAAGAATATTTTTTGTTCTCCAACCGAGTATTTCCCCTAAAAAATTAACATGgacaatatttttctttttaccaaAGACACGTTGATAACTAGATTCAATAAAGTAATATATCGGTGTAATAATAGGCGTCTttgtaaaaagaaagaaaaaaactttaGCTCATTGTGATCAGGGTCATTTTTTTTCTATTTGGTTAAAAACTACTTTCCTCTAATTCACTGAAGTCATATCCATTAATTTAATGACATATTGTTTTATTTTGCCTTTCTGCTTTGAATGACAAATCACACAGCCGGAGCTTAAAGAAAGATTTTTTTATTAcatattttgattttatattttattccacacaaaataatattataaaattTCACAATAAGGTATACTTGTACAAAATATACAGTAGAATATGTGGCCATCCAAATATTGTACTGTATTAATTATGATAAAgtcattttaaatttttgtttacCTTTTACCTACTTACGTTTTGGTTCAAAGCTGAAATTCTGTGGGGGAAAAAAATAGAAAGGAGGGGAGCGCGGTTGTTTTGAAATTCAACAAATTGGCAGAATGTTAATGGCGCCCTTCACCGCACTAAACCCTAAAAATCGGTTATTCCCATCCCCCACGAAAGCCAACAAACACACACAATATCTCAGACACTAAAAAAATTCAATCTTACAGTGTAAAGCAATTTCTTCTACCCCTAAACCAGTTGTTTGAATGGCGAACGAAGAAAATAAGGCATCGCCCACCAACACCAGTAGGGCATCCAATAATCGAGCGTTTGATGATACCTTAGCCGCCGCATCCTCCAATGGAAATGATCCACTACTGAAACGGGTCGTGTTGGGCGAGCTTACCAACTTGGAATATGTTGTTGGGTCGACTAAAACGAACACCCACAACTCCAAACGCAAAATCAAGTTGAAAAAAACTGCTCCTACTAAAAGGAAAAAAGTTGCTAAACAGAGTTTCAAGTCCGATGCTGCTACTAATTTTAGCCCTAATGATGACTTGCAGAAATGTGCTTATGCACCTCTTATATATCAGCATCTTCACTCCTTGGAGGTACAATAATTTTGGCAACTGTAAaactttgtcatttgaagttCTCTTATTTGGTTTAGTAACTCGCTccaaaatgaaaaaggaatgacACGGGTTTAAATGGAGTAAAATAGATATTGGGTATTCTTATAGCCGATCCAGACTAATTAGGAATTGAGTCATGGTTTTGAAATAAAATGGAAATGTATTGATTAGcatttttttgttttgctttttaattAATGCACGAACGGACAGTTGGATTATTTTGTTAGATTGCCTCATAAGAGTTgttcttattttgatgatttgatatcgTGCTCTTTGTTTTTGGGAATATTGTGATAGTTTCTACTTAGATAGTAAAGTTGGTTAGCCAACTTTGTTTTTCAGCTGGATTTGGATGAAATTTTTGCTCACATTTAGGGTATAATTTGCATCTTGACTTTTGAAGTATTCTGTATTTCCATAGTCTGTAGTTTTGTTAGGCTTCTTGATCACAAAGTCCTGCTTCTGTTTCTCGTACAGTGCTTTTCTTAATTTTAGGTGTTACTATGATTTATTGTAATCTTGAATTTGTAAGGTTCTGTCCTCTGAGGTTCAGCTGAAATTCTGTCAATAATATTGATCATTCATTTAATGATCTCCATTATTGTTCATCCTTATTGCAAATTATGTGCATTTGCTTTATAGAAAAATGTGGGTACCGACTTTTTTGGTCTTTTAGGCAATGTCAAGTGGGGTAATGACTTGGGTCTTCCGTATGATAGTGTCCTGGTTATTGTTAGACAAAGGTGGATTCATAAGTTAAAGGCAGTAGGTACATCTCTAAATATATGCATGTATTCTTAAGGGTCAGTGGATACCCGTGCAAACACTGCTTATTTGCTGGATCCATCTTTGCAACAAGGTGAAAGACCCGATGGCAAATGACTATCAGCTTTGTATTTTTATGTGGACATAAATGGGTGACTATGTTCAAGTGTTTGTACACTATCAGGAATTGTGAGAAATAGGTGAAAAGCCAAAAGAAGAAGGCTGTCTCACCATTTTTTCAGCTTCTTTTGTTTTGTGAGACTTACCTTATTGTCCCAGTAGCTTTATGTAAAACTTTGCACATTTTTTATTGTTTATCCCAAGGACTTCACCGAATTGGAAAGTAGAATCCCTTTTGAATGCATCAATCTGATGCTGAATTGGTATGTAGGTTGAGGAAAGGAGGAGGCCTTTGTCTAACTACATGGAGAAGATTCAGAATGATGTGACTCCTACTATGCGAATGATTTTAGTTGATTGGTTAGTGGAGGTGGCAGACGAGTATAAACTTGTTTCGGACACCCTTTATCTCACAGTGACATTCATCGACAGATTTTTGTCTTCTCACGTTTTGGCCAGGAATAGTCTCCAGCTACTTGGTGTATCTTGCATGCTTGCTGCATCGTATGGTTCTTGAAACCCTTATTTCTAAACTAAAAATGGTCCGTCACATCAGATTTATTCATTTAGTATACTTAATGTTTCAGAAAGTATGAAGAGATCAGTCCTCCTCATGTTGAAGATTTTTGTTATATTACAGACAATACATACACCGGAGAAGAGGTTGGTTTGCATCTCTTTCAATCATTTTGTTTAGTAGCATGCAAACTCTTTTATTGAATGAACTGGATTTGAACTTCAGGTAGTGAACATGGAGAGAGAGTTGCTCAATTTTCTGGATTTTGAGATCAGTAATCCCACCACAAAAACTTTTCTCAGGTTCGGGTGCACACAAGATATTTCTAGAAGCAGTTGATCACCATTTCCTACTTC is drawn from Nicotiana tabacum cultivar K326 chromosome 9, ASM71507v2, whole genome shotgun sequence and contains these coding sequences:
- the LOC107827595 gene encoding G2/mitotic-specific cyclin C13-1-like isoform X1 — encoded protein: MANEENKASPTNTSRASNNRAFDDTLAAASSNGNDPLLKRVVLGELTNLEYVVGSTKTNTHNSKRKIKLKKTAPTKRKKVAKQSFKSDAATNFSPNDDLQKCAYAPLIYQHLHSLEVEERRRPLSNYMEKIQNDVTPTMRMILVDWLVEVADEYKLVSDTLYLTVTFIDRFLSSHVLARNSLQLLGVSCMLAASKYEEISPPHVEDFCYITDNTYTGEEVVNMERELLNFLDFEISNPTTKTFLRIFTKAAQDNVDLSLLDYSCVQFLPSVVAASAIFLSRFTILPKVHPWNLALQQCTGYKPSELKDCVLVIHELQSGRRAASVQAVRKKYMDHKYKCVAALHPPDIPACFFDDA
- the LOC107827595 gene encoding G2/mitotic-specific cyclin C13-1-like, producing MANEENKASPTNTSRASNNRAFDDTLAAASSNGNDPLLKRVVLGELTNLEYVVGSTKTNTHNSKRKIKLKKTAPTKRKKVAKQSFKSDAATNFSPNDDLQKCAYAPLIYQHLHSLEVEERRRPLSNYMEKIQNDVTPTMRMILVDWLVEVADEYKLVSDTLYLTVTFIDRFLSSHVLARNSLQLLGVSCMLAASKYEEISPPHVEDFCYITDNTYTGEEVVNMERELLNFLDFEISNPTTKTFLRIFTKAAQDNVDFLTLHFEFLGCYLTELSLLDYSCVQFLPSVVAASAIFLSRFTILPKVHPWNLALQQCTGYKPSELKDCVLVIHELQSGRRAASVQAVRKKYMDHKYKCVAALHPPDIPACFFDDA